Proteins from a genomic interval of Siniperca chuatsi isolate FFG_IHB_CAS linkage group LG10, ASM2008510v1, whole genome shotgun sequence:
- the samhd1 gene encoding deoxynucleoside triphosphate triphosphohydrolase SAMHD1, giving the protein MENRKRPFEAVLTPNDGFKTPEKRVSVVRLPDSDYMRWGVGETCRYLRSEGLGEWEDTFRAQKITGVGLRYLKDADLEKIGIKYLGDRLQILHSLRKLWQIEAEPNKVFNDPIHGHVELHPLLIKIIDTPQFQRLRNLKQLGGAYFVFPGASHNRFEHSIGVGYLAGRLVQSLNERQPELLISRRDILCVQIAGLCHDLGHGPFSHMFDGMFIPKARPGISWKHETASLAMFDYLVNDNGLKPVMEQHGLVLPEDLDFIKEQIAGPLDTTAAQGQKWPYKGRPEDKSFLYEIVANKRNGIDVDKWDYFARDCYHLGIQNNFDYHRFLKFARVCEVDGQKHICTRDKEVGNLYDMFHTRNCLHRRAYQHKVGNIIETMITEAFLKADKHIQIKGSEGKVFTLSTAIDDMEAYTKLTDHMFEQILNSPSPELAEARKILHNIICRRLYKCLGQTQADKTMIVTQDTIHCWEAHLARSIPQTGAQDVSLQPEDFVVSVILMDYGMKEKNPINNVHFYCKDDLTTAIQIRKNQVSKLLPDQFAEQLIRVYCKKTDDKSLEAAKKHFVQWCMDMNFSKPQDGDIIAPELTPLKASWSNNNEREDGEGGNSREVNCAIVNGHKKAKTKLF; this is encoded by the exons ATGGAGAACCGAAAACGACCGTTTGAGGCAGTTTTGACGCCTAATGACGGCTTCAAAACGCCGGAGAAGAGAGTGTCAGTGGTCCGGCTGCCGGACTCGGACTACATGAGATGGGGAGTGGGCGAAACGTGTCGGTACCTGCGAAGCGAAGGTCTTGGAGAATGGGAAGATACATTTAGAG CCCAAAAAATCACAGGTGTCGGGCTGCGGTATCTAAAGGATGCAGATCTGGAGAAGATTGGCATAAA GTACCTTGGTGACCGGCTGCAGATCCTACACAGCCTCAGGAAGCTGTGGCAGATAGAAGCAGAGCCAAATAAG GTGTTTAATGATCCCATCCACGGGCATGTGGAGTTGCACCCTCTTCTCATCAAAATCATCGACACCCCTCAGTTCCAGAGACTACGAAACCTCAAGCAGCTTGGGGGGGCCTACTTTGTTTTTCCTGGAGCATCCCACAACCGCTTTGAACACTCGATTGG GGTGGGTTACTTAGCAGGACGGCTTGTACAGTCTCTGAATGAGAGGCAGCCAGAACTCCTCATCTCTCGCAGAGACATCCTTTGTGTGCAGATCGCTGGGCTCTGCCACGACCTGG GACATGGGCCATTTTCCCATATGTTTGATGGGATGTTCATCCCCAAAGCACGTCCGGGAATTTCCTGGAAG CATGAGACTGCCTCTCTAGCCATGTTTGACTACCTGGTGAATGACAATGgcctgaagccagtgatggagCAGCACGGCCTGGTACTGCCCGAGGACCTGGACTTTATTAAGGAACAGATTGCTGGTCCACTGGACACTACTGCAGCTCAAGGCCAGAAG TGGCCATATAAAGGCCGTCCAGAAGACAAGTCCTTCCTCTACGAAATTGTGGCCAACAAAAGAAATGGCATTGATGTGGACAAGTGGGACTACTTTGCCAG GGACTGCTACCACCTGGGCATCCAGAACAACTTTGACTATCACCGCTTCCTAAAGTTTGCCAGGGTGTGTGAGGTGGACGGGCAGAAGCACATCTGCACTAGAGACAAG GAGGTGGGCAATCTGTATGACATGTTCCACACAAGGAACTGTCTCCACAGAAGAGCCTACCAGCACAAAGTGGGCAACATCATAGAGACTAT GATCACAGAGGCCTTTTTAAAAGCAGACAAGCACATCCAGATAAAAGGCTCCGAAGGGAAGGTGTTCACTCTCTCCACAGCCATAGATGACATGGAGGCCTACACCAAGCTGACAG ATCATATGTTTGAACAAATACTCAACTCCCCATCCCCAGAGCTGGCTGAGGCAAGGAAGATTCTACACAACATCATCTGTCGACGCCTCTATAAGTGTCTGGGCCAAACCCAGGCAGACAAAACCATGATTGTAactcag GACACAATTCACTGCTGGGAAGCACATTTGGCTCGATCCATCCCTCAGACTGGCGCCCAGGATGTCAGTCTGCAGCCAGAGGACTTTGTAGTTAGT GTAATATTGATGGACTACGGGATGAAGGAAAAGAACCCCATCAACAATGTGCACTTTTATTGCAAGGATGACCTAACCACAGCCATCCAGATTCGCAAGAACCAG GTGTCTAAACTTCTTCCAGACCAGTTTGCTGAGCAGCTGATCAGGGTCTACTGCAAGAAAACAGATGACAAGAGTCTGGAGGCAGCCAAGAAGCACTTTGTCCAGTGGTGCATGGACATGAACTTCTCAAAGCCTCAG GATGGAGACATAATAGCACCTGAGCTGACTCCTCTGAAAGCCAGCTGGTCGAACAACAACGAACGCGAGGATGGTGAAGGTGGCAACTCCAGAGAAGTAAACTGTGCTATTGTAAATGGACACAAGAAAGCTAAAACTAAGCTTTtttaa